A single genomic interval of Sporosarcina sp. ANT_H38 harbors:
- a CDS encoding MerR family transcriptional regulator encodes MYSIQEASLLSQIPSSTIRYYEKINLIPPIRRNKQEHRTFDDKDIEILNLIRCFRHLGMSIEDIRASISNINLEYEDMNTKAILFQHKKKLEEQIGILNSYIHEIEQKIII; translated from the coding sequence GTGTACTCTATTCAAGAAGCCAGCCTATTGTCTCAAATTCCTTCTAGTACCATTAGATATTATGAAAAAATAAATTTAATTCCTCCTATAAGAAGAAATAAACAAGAACATCGTACATTCGATGATAAAGACATTGAAATCCTTAATTTAATAAGATGTTTCCGACATCTAGGAATGTCGATTGAAGATATAAGAGCAAGCATTTCAAATATAAATTTAGAATATGAAGATATGAATACTAAAGCAATTTTATTTCAGCACAAGAAAAAATTAGAGGAGCAAATTGGTATTTTAAATTCTTACATCCATGAAATTGAACAAAAAATAATTATATAA
- a CDS encoding SDR family oxidoreductase: MKLQDKVAVVTGAGSGMGKAIAVLYAQEGAKVVVSDINAESANAVVEEIKSNGGEAVVVVANVAKEEDIQNLIGTAVSTYGTVDVLVNNAGIMDNFEPAGEIEDDKWERIFAINTTSVMRSTRKVLPIFLAKQQGVIINIASAGGLYGSRAGAAYTASKHAVIGFTKNTGFMYAKEGIRCNAIAPGGVETNISSSMTGISQYGMGRVQPGLAINPRIGQAGDIAKVALFLASEDSSFVNGTVITADAGWTAY, encoded by the coding sequence ATGAAACTACAAGACAAAGTGGCAGTGGTAACAGGAGCTGGTTCTGGTATGGGGAAAGCAATAGCTGTGCTCTATGCACAAGAAGGGGCAAAAGTGGTCGTGTCCGATATTAACGCTGAGTCTGCTAATGCGGTAGTCGAAGAAATCAAGTCAAATGGTGGGGAAGCCGTTGTTGTCGTTGCGAATGTTGCGAAAGAAGAGGACATTCAAAATCTAATTGGCACAGCTGTTAGCACGTATGGCACGGTTGATGTATTGGTGAATAATGCAGGGATTATGGATAATTTTGAACCAGCAGGAGAAATTGAAGATGACAAATGGGAGCGGATTTTTGCCATCAACACAACAAGTGTTATGCGTTCAACACGTAAAGTATTGCCGATCTTCTTGGCGAAACAACAAGGTGTAATTATTAATATAGCTTCCGCTGGCGGATTATATGGCTCTCGTGCAGGTGCGGCATATACAGCTTCTAAGCATGCTGTTATTGGCTTTACAAAAAACACAGGTTTTATGTACGCTAAGGAAGGCATTCGTTGTAATGCCATTGCTCCAGGTGGAGTCGAAACGAATATCAGCTCTTCAATGACAGGTATCAGCCAATACGGTATGGGGCGAGTTCAGCCAGGACTTGCGATTAACCCGCGTATAGGCCAGGCAGGGGACATTGCAAAAGTAGCACTGTTCCTAGCTTCGGAGGATTCGAGTTTTGTTAATGGGACAGTTATTACTGCAGATGCAGGCTGGACCGCTTATTAA
- a CDS encoding TetR/AcrR family transcriptional regulator, with protein MTDQAINVDRRIRKSKVAMKEALLTLMQTKDFKKISITDIVQLADLNRGTFYKHFQYKEDLLEELIDDVMKDLTKSYWAPYGDLRDTVVLDSSQLTASAIKIFKHVATYANFYTLLGNSNILTGFQNRICDALTQLLSQDLSRTPLHPDLNVNLIASYQAYAIWGMIVEWINSGFLYTSDYMAEQLLGIVQRNH; from the coding sequence ATGACTGACCAAGCGATTAATGTGGATAGAAGAATTCGAAAATCCAAAGTCGCGATGAAAGAAGCACTCCTAACCTTAATGCAAACGAAAGATTTCAAGAAAATCTCTATAACCGATATTGTACAGCTTGCAGATCTGAATCGAGGAACATTTTATAAACACTTTCAATACAAAGAAGATCTGCTGGAGGAACTAATCGATGATGTGATGAAGGATTTAACTAAATCCTACTGGGCACCTTATGGGGATTTAAGAGATACAGTAGTTCTTGACTCTAGCCAATTAACTGCGTCAGCCATTAAAATATTCAAACATGTAGCCACCTACGCCAATTTCTACACCTTACTCGGAAATTCAAACATATTAACAGGCTTCCAAAACCGAATATGTGATGCATTAACACAACTGCTCTCTCAAGATTTATCCCGCACACCCTTACATCCAGACCTAAACGTCAATCTAATAGCCAGCTATCAGGCATATGCCATCTGGGGGATGATCGTCGAATGGATTAATAGTGGATTCCTTTATACATCCGACTATATGGCTGAACAACTACTGGGGATTGTTCAGCGTAACCATTAA
- the ahpC gene encoding alkyl hydroperoxide reductase subunit C: MSLIGKEIQTFKASAYNSGNGEFIEVTEENLKGQWSVVCFYPADFTFVCPTELGDLQDQYATLKELGVEVYSVSTDTHFTHKAWHDHSEVISKLQYIMIGDPSQTISRNFDVLDAEAGLAQRGTFIIDPDGIVQSSEINADGIGRDASVLVGKIKAAQYVRKNPGEVCPAKWKEGEATLKPSLDLVGKI, from the coding sequence ATGTCTCTAATCGGAAAAGAAATCCAAACTTTCAAAGCATCAGCTTACAATAGCGGTAACGGTGAGTTCATCGAGGTTACTGAAGAAAATCTAAAAGGTCAATGGAGTGTTGTTTGCTTCTATCCTGCAGACTTTACATTCGTTTGCCCTACTGAACTTGGAGATCTTCAAGACCAATATGCAACACTAAAAGAACTTGGCGTAGAAGTTTACTCTGTTTCTACGGATACGCACTTCACGCACAAAGCATGGCATGATCATTCAGAAGTAATTAGCAAACTTCAATACATTATGATCGGCGACCCTTCACAAACAATTTCTCGCAACTTCGACGTACTCGATGCGGAAGCAGGCCTAGCACAACGCGGTACATTCATCATTGACCCTGATGGTATCGTACAATCTTCTGAAATCAACGCAGACGGTATCGGCCGTGACGCAAGCGTACTTGTTGGTAAAATTAAAGCAGCACAATATGTTCGTAAGAACCCAGGTGAAGTTTGCCCTGCAAAATGGAAAGAAGGCGAAGCAACACTTAAGCCAAGCCTTGACCTTGTAGGTAAAATTTAA
- the ahpF gene encoding alkyl hydroperoxide reductase subunit F: MLLDATIKAQLAQYLEMMESDILLKVSAGSDKISREMLALVDELATMSYNIKVEHTQLERTPSFSVNRIGEDTGINFAGIPLGHEFTSLVLALLQVSGRAPKVDQKVIDQVKNIKDAYHFESYISLSCQNCPEVVQALNVMSVLNPNITHTMIDGAAYKEEVESKNILAVPTVFLNGETFGSGRMTVEEILAKLGSAPDASEFADKEPFDVLVIGGGPAGSSAAIYAARKGIRTGIVAERFGGQILDTASIENFISVKHTEGPKLAASLEEHVKEYNVDVMNLQRAKRLEKKDLIEIELENGAILKSKTVILSTGARWRNIDVPGEAEFRNKGVAYCPHCDGPLFTGKHVAVIGGGNSGVEAAIDLAGIVKHVTVLEYSSELKADSVLQDRLYSLPNVTVLKSVQTKEITGTDNVKGITYMELDSETEQHIELSGVFIQIGLVPSTDWLGDTVERNRAGEIVIDNRGATNIPGVFAAGDCTTNPYKQIIISMGSGATAALGAFDYLVRN; encoded by the coding sequence ATTTTGTTAGATGCAACTATAAAAGCACAGCTCGCACAATATCTTGAAATGATGGAGAGCGATATTCTACTAAAAGTAAGCGCAGGATCTGATAAGATTTCCCGCGAAATGCTGGCATTAGTGGATGAACTAGCCACTATGTCATACAACATCAAAGTTGAACACACACAATTAGAAAGAACACCTAGCTTTAGTGTCAACCGTATCGGCGAAGATACTGGAATCAATTTTGCAGGTATTCCTCTTGGACATGAGTTTACGTCACTCGTGCTAGCTTTACTACAAGTAAGCGGTAGAGCCCCGAAAGTCGATCAGAAAGTCATTGACCAAGTCAAAAACATTAAAGATGCATACCATTTTGAATCGTATATTAGCCTAAGTTGTCAGAACTGCCCTGAGGTTGTACAAGCCTTGAACGTCATGAGCGTTCTGAACCCCAACATTACACATACCATGATCGATGGGGCAGCTTATAAAGAAGAGGTAGAAAGCAAAAACATCTTGGCAGTACCAACAGTATTTCTTAACGGAGAAACATTTGGTAGCGGTCGGATGACAGTAGAAGAAATTCTTGCGAAGTTAGGCAGTGCGCCAGATGCTTCCGAGTTTGCCGATAAAGAGCCTTTCGATGTACTTGTCATCGGGGGCGGACCTGCGGGGTCAAGTGCAGCAATCTATGCAGCACGTAAAGGCATCCGTACAGGTATCGTCGCTGAACGCTTTGGCGGTCAGATTCTTGACACAGCTTCCATCGAAAACTTTATCAGTGTCAAACACACTGAAGGCCCTAAGCTCGCAGCAAGCCTCGAGGAACACGTGAAAGAATATAACGTAGACGTCATGAATTTACAGCGTGCTAAACGCTTAGAAAAGAAAGACCTTATCGAGATTGAACTAGAAAATGGTGCTATTCTAAAAAGTAAAACCGTCATCCTTTCAACAGGTGCACGCTGGCGTAATATCGACGTCCCTGGCGAGGCGGAATTTAGAAACAAAGGGGTAGCCTACTGCCCACACTGTGATGGTCCATTATTCACAGGAAAACACGTAGCCGTTATCGGTGGCGGTAATTCCGGCGTTGAAGCAGCAATTGACCTCGCAGGCATTGTAAAACATGTAACTGTTCTTGAATATTCATCCGAGCTAAAAGCCGATTCTGTACTGCAAGATCGCCTTTACAGCCTACCGAATGTAACTGTACTGAAGAGCGTGCAAACAAAAGAAATTACCGGCACAGACAACGTAAAAGGGATTACGTATATGGAACTAGACTCTGAAACAGAACAACATATCGAACTATCCGGTGTATTTATCCAAATCGGACTCGTACCGAGTACGGATTGGTTAGGCGATACAGTGGAACGCAATCGCGCTGGTGAGATTGTAATCGATAACCGCGGAGCAACAAACATCCCAGGCGTATTTGCTGCAGGCGACTGCACGACAAATCCATATAAACAAATCATTATTTCTATGGGATCAGGCGCTACAGCCGCTCTAGGTGCTTTCGATTATCTCGTTCGGAACTAA
- a CDS encoding 6-phospho-alpha-glucosidase: MIITIAGGGSTFTPGIVKSIALRQKELEVSEIRLFDIDKERQDKVAVVVDWILKEELKTNIKLTVTTDEKEAYSDASFVFAQIRVGKYAMREQDEKIPLKYGCVGQETCGSGGFAYGLRTIFPMLKVIDDAEKYAEKDHWILNYSNPAAIVAEACRKLRPNARVINICDMPIAIVDIIAESLKIANYSEIEYDYFGLNHFGWFTSMTHNGRDILPDVKAYMKKHKILLPESHIGKINEHKKANNRHAVSAWVHVWEAMYEMTEYFPDFLPNTYLNYYLLGKESVEVSNPDRTRANEVMDTREKDLFDGVEHFLKTGEIDGKAFYAGAHGDWISDLTIALKNDTRQRFLVIVENKGAIPNMPYDAMVEVPAYIGKNGPEVIAKDNIPLFQQGLMMQQVNSEKLIVEGAIEGSYEKILQAFTLSKTIPSARVAKQILDDMIIANKGYWPELK; this comes from the coding sequence ATGATTATAACAATCGCTGGTGGAGGAAGCACATTTACTCCTGGAATCGTGAAGTCAATTGCGTTGCGTCAAAAGGAATTAGAGGTTAGTGAAATCCGTCTTTTTGATATTGATAAAGAACGTCAAGATAAAGTAGCTGTTGTTGTTGATTGGATCTTAAAAGAGGAACTAAAAACTAATATTAAGCTAACCGTCACTACAGATGAAAAAGAAGCGTACTCAGATGCAAGTTTCGTCTTTGCACAAATTCGTGTTGGAAAATATGCAATGCGCGAGCAAGACGAAAAAATCCCACTTAAATATGGATGTGTAGGGCAAGAAACATGTGGTAGTGGAGGATTTGCCTATGGATTGCGGACGATATTCCCGATGTTAAAAGTAATTGACGATGCAGAAAAATATGCTGAAAAAGATCACTGGATTTTGAACTATTCTAACCCTGCTGCAATAGTAGCCGAAGCATGCAGAAAGCTTCGTCCAAATGCACGGGTCATTAATATTTGTGATATGCCAATCGCAATTGTAGATATCATTGCAGAGTCACTAAAAATCGCTAACTACTCGGAAATTGAATATGACTATTTTGGATTAAATCATTTTGGCTGGTTCACAAGTATGACGCATAATGGCCGCGATATTCTGCCAGATGTGAAGGCTTATATGAAGAAACACAAAATTTTATTGCCGGAATCACATATTGGAAAAATAAATGAACATAAGAAAGCTAATAATCGCCATGCAGTAAGCGCTTGGGTTCATGTGTGGGAAGCAATGTACGAAATGACAGAATACTTCCCTGACTTTTTACCAAATACGTATTTAAATTATTATCTTTTGGGTAAGGAATCGGTAGAAGTTTCTAATCCAGATCGCACGCGCGCAAATGAGGTTATGGATACACGTGAAAAAGATTTGTTTGATGGTGTAGAACATTTCTTGAAAACGGGTGAAATTGATGGAAAAGCATTTTATGCTGGTGCACACGGAGATTGGATTAGCGACTTGACCATTGCGCTTAAAAATGACACGCGTCAACGCTTCTTAGTCATTGTTGAGAATAAAGGGGCAATTCCTAACATGCCATATGATGCAATGGTAGAAGTACCTGCATACATTGGGAAAAATGGACCTGAAGTGATTGCTAAGGATAATATTCCTTTGTTCCAACAAGGGCTAATGATGCAGCAGGTAAACAGTGAGAAACTTATTGTTGAAGGTGCTATTGAAGGAAGTTATGAAAAAATATTACAAGCTTTCACACTCAGTAAAACAATTCCAAGTGCTCGCGTGGCGAAACAAATCTTGGATGACATGATTATTGCCAATAAAGGCTATTGGCCTGAATTGAAGTAA
- a CDS encoding PTS transporter subunit EIIC, whose translation MKKKIMSLLEQFSKTMVQPIMYVGVVGMIMIIGVLLTNQTLLGVLPFLQWGPIQLVGNLIYQAVMTIINNLGILFVVGLSAAFAKKEKHSAAVIGLLSYLVFLTANNVSLNTFKMIITPNEFTGLSGTGQAEVLGFQVLDMGVFSGIILGCVVGYIFNRTNHVQIKNPMFQMLSGVRFSFFVMIFVSLFMGWVAIWTWPYLQNGINGLTGVISRTNEFGLFLFGFLDRLLVPTGLHHLVYTPFLFTEVGGVQTINGQTYSGAYAIVMAELKDASLPFTDSIYYMMAMGFTKMFAYIGIGLAFIYTAFKQNRARTITLIVPLMITASVASITEPLDFLFVFVSPLLYLVHSILAGVFIVLLKLFGVTAMSGGLLNSVIMNVVLGVEKTNYPIYFLLGALQIVVYFVLFSFIIKKLNLKTPGREVDANAVQIIKPSSEVKKSQEAVSEGIDAENIVNGLGGKDNIIEVDNCFTRLRVSVKDVEQINDDLLNGYPNSGIVKKNNDIQIIYGLGVPEIRNAVQTYLENNK comes from the coding sequence ATGAAGAAAAAGATTATGTCTTTATTAGAGCAATTCTCTAAAACGATGGTACAGCCAATCATGTACGTCGGTGTCGTCGGTATGATTATGATTATCGGGGTACTATTGACGAACCAAACGTTGCTAGGCGTATTACCTTTTTTACAGTGGGGACCCATTCAACTTGTAGGTAATCTCATCTATCAAGCTGTCATGACGATTATTAATAATTTAGGGATATTGTTTGTCGTTGGGTTATCTGCAGCGTTCGCCAAAAAAGAAAAGCATAGTGCAGCGGTAATTGGTTTACTTTCCTATTTAGTATTTTTAACAGCCAATAATGTTAGTTTGAATACGTTTAAAATGATTATCACACCAAATGAATTTACTGGCCTTTCCGGAACCGGTCAAGCAGAGGTATTGGGATTCCAAGTATTAGATATGGGCGTGTTTAGCGGGATAATCCTAGGTTGTGTTGTAGGGTATATCTTCAACAGGACGAATCACGTGCAAATAAAAAATCCGATGTTCCAAATGTTGTCTGGCGTCAGGTTCTCCTTTTTTGTAATGATTTTTGTTTCCCTGTTTATGGGTTGGGTTGCCATTTGGACGTGGCCGTATTTGCAAAACGGAATTAATGGGTTGACGGGGGTTATTTCCAGAACAAATGAATTTGGTTTGTTTTTATTTGGATTCTTGGATAGGCTTTTAGTTCCAACTGGATTGCATCATTTAGTCTATACACCGTTCTTATTTACGGAGGTTGGTGGCGTCCAAACGATAAATGGACAAACCTACTCTGGAGCATACGCAATTGTAATGGCAGAATTAAAAGATGCTTCCCTGCCTTTCACCGATTCCATTTATTACATGATGGCAATGGGATTCACAAAAATGTTCGCTTATATCGGTATTGGTTTGGCATTCATCTATACTGCGTTTAAGCAAAACAGAGCAAGAACAATCACATTAATTGTTCCGTTGATGATTACTGCATCGGTCGCTTCCATTACGGAACCATTAGACTTTTTGTTTGTTTTTGTTTCGCCATTACTATACCTTGTTCATTCCATACTAGCTGGGGTATTTATCGTTTTACTCAAGTTGTTTGGCGTTACAGCTATGAGTGGAGGTTTGTTGAACTCCGTCATTATGAATGTTGTATTAGGTGTAGAGAAAACAAACTATCCAATATACTTTTTATTAGGTGCACTTCAAATCGTCGTTTATTTTGTCCTATTTAGCTTTATTATTAAAAAGCTAAATTTGAAGACTCCTGGTCGTGAAGTTGATGCGAATGCAGTTCAAATTATAAAGCCGTCATCAGAAGTGAAAAAATCGCAAGAAGCAGTAAGTGAAGGTATAGATGCGGAAAACATAGTGAACGGACTAGGTGGAAAAGATAATATTATCGAAGTTGATAATTGTTTTACTCGATTACGTGTGAGTGTAAAAGATGTAGAACAGATTAACGACGATCTTCTCAATGGCTATCCCAATAGCGGGATTGTGAAGAAGAACAATGATATACAGATCATCTATGGTTTAGGGGTTCCCGAAATTCGTAATGCAGTTCAAACATATTTAGAAAATAATAAATAG
- a CDS encoding PRD domain-containing protein, with translation MKIYRVFNNNVVATITDENKEAIAQGSGIGFRKKPGDLVDTNKVEKLFVIQDEEKATFHKLMGDTPVEYFQISQEIADEAKEKLDIQLSNMVVISLTDHISFAVERYKQNINLPNLMLNEIKVLYPKEFSIGLWGLDIIHQRTGIQLEMDEAGYIAIHIMNAGLNVGSDNTTNILKLSKGILDIIYDIYNIDLKADTLDANRLLMHLKFLAQRIFTKETVSFQESEDMYELLIQKDSSIKRCLDEINAFVEKDFFYQLSIAEQVYLMIHLLKIIR, from the coding sequence ATGAAAATCTATAGGGTTTTTAATAATAATGTTGTGGCCACAATCACCGATGAAAATAAAGAAGCAATTGCTCAGGGTTCAGGTATTGGATTTCGTAAAAAGCCAGGAGATTTAGTTGATACCAATAAGGTTGAGAAGCTCTTTGTCATTCAAGATGAAGAAAAAGCAACATTTCACAAACTTATGGGAGATACTCCCGTTGAATACTTTCAAATTTCTCAGGAGATTGCGGACGAAGCAAAAGAAAAGCTAGATATCCAGCTCAGCAATATGGTAGTCATATCACTTACAGATCACATTAGCTTTGCAGTTGAGCGGTATAAACAAAATATTAATTTACCCAACTTGATGTTAAATGAAATAAAGGTTCTCTATCCTAAAGAATTTTCAATAGGCTTATGGGGATTAGACATAATACACCAAAGAACTGGTATTCAGTTAGAAATGGATGAAGCAGGATACATTGCTATTCATATCATGAACGCAGGATTGAATGTGGGTAGCGATAATACAACAAATATTTTAAAGCTGAGCAAAGGTATTTTGGACATTATATATGATATTTATAATATTGATTTAAAGGCAGATACATTGGATGCCAATCGACTGCTCATGCATTTAAAGTTTCTGGCACAACGCATCTTCACCAAAGAAACAGTGAGTTTTCAAGAAAGTGAAGACATGTATGAATTGTTAATTCAGAAAGATTCGAGTATTAAAAGATGTCTTGATGAAATAAATGCTTTTGTTGAAAAAGATTTTTTCTATCAGCTTTCGATAGCAGAACAAGTATATTTAATGATTCATCTACTTAAGATTATTCGATAG
- a CDS encoding PTS glucose transporter subunit IIA, translated as MLDFFTKNKSKKASHLTLHAISQGNLIPLEQVNDPVFSQKMMGDGIAIEVEDSQIRSPIDGTLIMFAQTNHAFGIRTSDGVEVLVHVGLDTVGLKGEGFQPKVAVDSQVKQGDVVLEIDIPFIQSKNIDLITPIIVSNPQQYTIEHTSAKEKVHVQDAILYLR; from the coding sequence ATGTTGGATTTTTTTACAAAGAACAAATCAAAAAAAGCATCACACTTAACGTTGCACGCCATTTCACAAGGCAACTTGATTCCCTTGGAGCAAGTGAATGATCCTGTTTTTTCTCAAAAAATGATGGGCGATGGAATCGCAATTGAAGTAGAAGACAGTCAAATCCGTTCACCAATTGACGGCACGCTTATAATGTTTGCCCAAACAAACCATGCATTCGGGATACGCACATCTGATGGAGTCGAAGTACTCGTTCATGTTGGTCTAGATACTGTCGGCTTAAAAGGAGAAGGCTTCCAACCGAAAGTAGCCGTAGATTCACAAGTAAAGCAGGGAGACGTCGTGCTTGAAATTGATATTCCATTTATTCAAAGTAAGAATATTGATCTCATCACACCTATAATTGTATCCAATCCGCAACAATATACTATCGAGCACACTTCGGCCAAGGAGAAGGTACATGTTCAAGATGCAATTCTGTATTTAAGATGA
- a CDS encoding DUF4317 domain-containing protein yields MNKKDIAAIRKQFKLDTDLLTITDIYKVYIKQESSDIFHEESQPFSLLDREEQELFLTNFKKVLGGKLDMKLFEVKFQRQLEEQTDHTQRLLFEGLHTDDVEEWKADMQRITGKMVQDVQYEKDLVVTFIRGNYFKPTKRNQDESEVNVRDEVYTNPFILCSMNQTELPKRSLVFDFIEREFKSSMIADPIINLASPIGGFLFPCFTDSAADVNHILYAAGKANKPDIHFIENVLDGEEIMTAEDDKAVFEEIVKEVIGDEVNAQTLASVYEEINRMMDVEDEDKEEESIPTLDTKEMERVLKACGVQDVDAEKVEMAFQKVIDDETYEMKASHIVPSYTSKSIKISTKVANIAISPQDLKYVRQVNYNGKRCILIEVEEDTMIDGFKLIPEELLEQE; encoded by the coding sequence ATGAATAAAAAGGACATTGCTGCGATTCGCAAGCAATTTAAATTGGATACTGATTTACTGACAATCACTGATATTTATAAAGTTTATATTAAACAGGAGAGTAGTGATATCTTTCATGAGGAGAGCCAGCCGTTTTCCTTATTAGATCGGGAGGAACAGGAATTATTCCTCACTAACTTTAAAAAGGTTTTAGGTGGAAAACTAGATATGAAGCTGTTTGAAGTGAAGTTTCAGCGTCAATTGGAGGAGCAAACGGACCATACGCAGCGTCTTTTATTTGAGGGACTTCATACAGACGATGTTGAAGAATGGAAAGCAGACATGCAACGCATTACCGGGAAGATGGTACAAGACGTTCAATATGAAAAGGACTTGGTCGTCACGTTCATTCGTGGAAACTATTTTAAACCGACAAAACGAAATCAAGATGAATCCGAAGTGAATGTCCGTGATGAGGTTTATACGAACCCTTTTATCCTCTGTAGCATGAATCAGACCGAACTGCCGAAACGTTCACTCGTGTTTGATTTTATCGAGAGGGAATTTAAGTCGAGTATGATAGCTGATCCCATCATTAATCTTGCTTCTCCAATTGGTGGATTTTTGTTTCCCTGCTTCACGGACAGCGCGGCAGATGTCAATCACATCCTCTATGCTGCAGGTAAAGCGAATAAGCCGGATATCCATTTCATAGAGAATGTGTTAGACGGCGAAGAGATCATGACTGCCGAGGATGATAAAGCCGTCTTTGAAGAGATTGTAAAAGAAGTGATTGGTGATGAGGTGAATGCGCAAACTCTCGCCAGCGTATATGAAGAAATCAATCGTATGATGGATGTGGAAGACGAGGATAAGGAAGAAGAAAGCATCCCTACCTTAGATACGAAAGAGATGGAACGCGTGCTGAAGGCGTGTGGCGTGCAAGATGTGGATGCGGAAAAAGTGGAGATGGCCTTCCAAAAGGTGATCGATGATGAAACGTATGAAATGAAAGCAAGCCATATCGTTCCAAGTTACACATCTAAGTCCATCAAAATCAGCACGAAAGTAGCGAATATCGCTATCAGTCCACAAGATTTGAAATATGTCAGACAGGTCAATTACAATGGCAAACGCTGTATATTGATCGAAGTGGAAGAAGACACGATGATTGACGGATTTAAGCTGATTCCGGAAGAACTGTTGGAGCAGGAGTGA